A window of Apium graveolens cultivar Ventura chromosome 8, ASM990537v1, whole genome shotgun sequence contains these coding sequences:
- the LOC141680595 gene encoding uncharacterized protein LOC141680595 — translation MRREWIPPSNYERRVNNYPPLTASIDHIFEVNKDRGIFKKPDRLTSWQSRDKKKYCDYHESTGHDTHECRHLKDEIEELIKAGYLGEWIDNMKRRRGNDDKGKDERQPPREEDAEKTAEVKFQRAGSIREIFGGHPFVYDSNRALERNAREARHTPLTNIHSLEDRPPKIFKGESADITFKERESRYVHHPHNDALVITMLIGAMNMHRDFLANWSSANILYYSTYKKLGFPDIDMYFEDVHVYGFTGEAVRVMGSVRLPVTLEEGALSVTQMIDFKVLDQDSAHNVLVGRPWLWAFRVITSIHHLMIKFPTPNRVGSLRGSQYESCDCYHKAVKEFRRRRYEGKGLPFEGVVDIHIKPSGEVHAHYFIEGPEEEETRTTGIPILTLGNVSRICSVEEVVVNHIEEIMQKEVNGEKLEGRNAPTHGDTPSDKKMGVEDPHDFDFDLDPRIPMPSEKTGPAEDTISVTVDKDDPSKVLKVGSQLGDEMRESLTRFLIVNLDVFVWSHSDMVGIDPGVMCHRLNIFPNCSGIYQKCRPVSGERAIALKEEVDRLLEVGLIKESYYPEWLANPVLVKKPNGKWRTCMDFTDLNKACPKDSFPLPRIDQLVDVTVVHVLLSFMDAYSGYNQIPMYGPDQEHTSFITNRGLYCYIGMLFGLINAGATYQRLVNMMFKNQIGRTMEVYVDYMLVNSKEANDHIEHLMEMFNILRRFHIRRGVGCKEFFKAIKLVGKDFVWTSECEEAFRRIKEHLGNPLMLSKPLDGESLILYLTVSEYSISAVLVREEDGQQSPVYYVSKRLHDAETRYTSMEKLVYALILTSRKLRPYFQAHRIEVRTAYPLRQVLHKPESSGRMLKWAIELGQFDLEYMSRTAVKGQALANFLLEFDSAVDNKALVVLQPPRNEESLEEFPHPWWILHVDGAVNNGGAGAGIILISPEGHHLMTAIHFKFYPTNNDAEYEALINGLKVALEMGVRNLITRTDSELVVNQVNGGFQARGPRTELCLRCTQRLIGKYNEVRLECVPREKNINADALEKMGSQQEAVLLGSIPLEIHEIPSIPEIEAMQVDEAPKETWITFLLAYIHKGTLPEDKFKARRLRYQAARYVVYDEVLYKRGFNQPLLRCVDEEEGNYILREVHEGICGNHSGGNTLAMKVLRQ, via the exons ATGCGGAGAGAATGGATCCCACCATCGAACTATGAAAGGAGAGTAAACAACTACCCTCCATTGACAgcgtccattgatcatatcttcgagGTGAATAAGGATAGAGGAATCTTCAAGAAGCCAGACCGTCTGACTTCATGGCAGAGTAGAGATAAGAAAAAGTATTGCGATTACCATGAGTCCACCGGTCATGACACCCATGAGTGTCGTCacctgaaagatgaaattgaagagTTGATCAAGGCGGGATACCTGGGAGAATGGATTGACAATATGAAACGACGCAGAGGGAATGATGACAAGGGGAAAGATGAAAGGCAACCCCCGCGAGAAGAAGATGCTGAAAAGACAGCGGAGGTTAAGTTCCAAAGAGCTGGTAGCATCAGGGAAATTTTTGGAGGACACCCCTTTGTCTACGACAGTAATCGAGCgttggaaagaaatgcaagagaAGCACGACACACGCCACTCACCAACATTCATAGTTTGGAAGATAGACCTCCAAAAATATTCAAAGGGGAGTCAGCTGATATTACGTTCAAGGAGAGAGAGTCAAGATATGTACATCATCCCCATAACGATGCACTGGTAATAACTATGCTTATCGGGGCAATGAACATGCATCGGGACTTCTTGGCCAACTGGAGCTCTGCGAATATCCTGTATTACAGCACGTACAAAAAATTGGGTTTCCCGGATATCGACATGTATTTTGAAGATGTACACGTCTATGGCTTTACTGGAGAAGCAGTAAGAGTTATGGGTTCGGTTAGGCTTCCCGTTACACTTGAGGAAGGAGCTTTGTCTGTCACTCAAATGATAGATTTCAAAGTGCTGGATCAAGATTCTGCGCACAACGTGTTGGTAGGCAGACCTTGGTTATGGGCGTTCAGagtgataacctcgatacatcacttgatgataaagttcccaacGCCTAACAGAGTAGGCAGTCTGAGAGGGTCGCAATATGAGTCATGcgactgctatcacaaggctgtTAAGGAATTCCGCAGGAGAAGATACGAGGGAAAGGGTCTTCCATTTGAGGGTGTGGTGGATATTCATATAAAACCAAGTGGAGAGGTTCATGCCCACTATTTCATAGAAGGCCCAGAGGAGGAAGAAACCCGTACCACCGGGATCCCTATTTTGACGTTAGGGAATGTTTCGAGGATCTGTAGTGTGGAAGAAGTTGTGGTGAACCATATAGAAGAGATCATGCAGAAGGAGGTTAACGGGGAAAagttggaaggaagaa ATGCACCCACTCATGGGGACACGCCCTCGGACAAAAAAATGGGCGTGGAGGACCCCCATGACTTTGATTTTgatttggatcccaggatccctatgccCTCCGAAAAGACGGGGCcggccgaagacacaatatctGTTACAGTCGACAAAGATGACCCGAGCaaggttttgaaagtgggatcCCAGTTAGGTGATGAAATGAGGGAAAGTCTTACCCGCTTCTTGATTGTGAATCTCGATGTCTTCGTATGGAGTCATTCAGACATGGTGGGAATCGACCCAGGAGTAATGTGTCACCGGTTGAATATCTTCCCGAATTGTTCGGGCATATATCAAAAATGTCGCCCAGTGAGCGGGGAAAGAGCGatagcattaaaagaagaagtagacCGATTGTTGGAGGTGGGACTAATCAAAGAATCTTACTACCCCGAATGGCTTGCAAATCCAGTGCTCGTAAAAAAAccgaatgggaagtggaggacgTGTATGGATTTCACAGATCTCAACAAGGCATGTCCAAAGGATAGTTTCCCGCTCCCacgaattgatcagttggttgacgTGACGGTAGTGCATGTcttgctaagtttcatggatgcatattcgggttacaatcagatccCCATGTATGGTCCCGATCAAGAGCATACATCCTTCATCACCAACAGAGGGCTATACTGCTACATAGGAATGCTGTTTGGATTGATTAATGCTGGCGCAACCTATCAGCGGTTGGTGAATATGATGTTCAAAAACCAGATTGGGAGAACCATGGAGGTGTATGTGGATTATATGTTGGTAAATTCCAAGGAGGCGAATGACCATATCGAACACTTGATGGAAATGTTTAACATTCTAAGGAGGTTTCACATTCGGCGTGGAGTCGG ATGCAAGGAATTCTTTAAGGCGATTAAGTTGGTTgggaaagactttgtatggacaTCAGAATGTGAAGAGGCTTTCAGAAGGATCAAGGAACACTTGGGAAACCCTCTCATGTTGTCAAAACCGTTAGATGGAGAATCTCTAATATTGTACCTCACGGTGTCGGAATATTCAATCAGCGCTGTTCTGGTAAGGGAGGAAGATGGGCAACAGTCACCGGTGTATTATGTGAGCAAGCGATTACACGACGCTGAGACTCGCTACACAAGCATGGAGAAACTGGTTTATGCCTTGATCCTTACGTCAAGGAAGTTACGGCCGTACTTCCAGGCCCATAGAATTGAAGTCCGCACAGCATATCCACTACGACAAGTCCTTCATAAACCAGAATCATCGGGGAGGATGTTGAAATGGGCCATAGAATTGGGACAGTTTGACTTGGAATACATGTCCCGTACAGCAGTTAAAGGACAAGCCTTAGCCAATTTTttgttggaatttgattctgCGGTTGATAATAAGGCTTTGGTGGTGTTGCAGCCCCCTCGTAATGAAGAATCTTTAGAAGAGTTCCCACATCCCTGGTGGATCTTACATGTAGATGGGGcagttaacaatggaggagcaggtgCAGGCATAATACTCATATCTCCAGAAGGCCATCATCTGATGACTGCAATTCACTTCAAATTTTATCCAACAAATAATGACGCGGAGTATGAAGCGTTGATTAATGGCTTAAAGGTCGCTTTGGAAATGGGGGTGCGAAACCTAATTACGCGGACTGATTCGGAGCTGGTGGTGAATCAGGTTAATGGGGGGTTTCAAGCGCGAGGCCCGCGAACGGAATTGTGCTTGAGATGTACGCAGCGCCTGATCGGAAAGTATAATGAGGTTAGGTTGGAATGTGTACCACGGGAAAAGAACATCAACGCGGATGCTTTAGAGAAAATGGGGTCACAGCAAGAGGCTGTGTTATTGGGATCCATACCTTTAGAGATTCATGAAATTCCTAGCATCCCAGAGATAGAGGCGATGCAAGTAgatgaggctcccaaggaaacatggattACATTCCTTCTTGCCTACATTCACAAGGGAACACTCCCCGAGGATAAATTTAAGGCTCGTCGACTCCGCTACCAGGCTGCAAGGTATGTGGTGTACGATGAAGTTCTGTATAAGAGAGGCTTTAATCAACCATTGCTTAGAtgtgttgatgaagaagaaggaaattacatctTGAGGGAGGTGCATGAAGGAATTTGTGGTAATCACTCGGGGGGTAACACGTTAGCGATGAAAGTTTTACGCCAATGA